A stretch of the Rhinoderma darwinii isolate aRhiDar2 chromosome 3, aRhiDar2.hap1, whole genome shotgun sequence genome encodes the following:
- the AFAP1L1 gene encoding actin filament-associated protein 1-like 1, which produces MDRIKVLDQLLPELNVLLKLLDHEFLSATTREKQSAVCNILRQLQPSPGDDSDFQYMNTAAYHNGTSFVESLFEEFDCDLQELRDMKDDYREIEGQSSPPPPAPSVPPPPLPTTPPPEDYYEEAVPLGPGKSTEYITSRNSSSPPNSIEDGYYEEADNNYPLTQINGEQKNSYNESDGLSSSYESYDEEDEEGKAQRQMHQWPSQEASLHLVRDSRICAFLLRKKRFGQWAKQLTLIRDNKLLCYKSSKDQHPHLEMPLPLCGVTYVPKDGRRKKHELRFCLPNSELLVLAVQSREQAEEWMRVIREASSPNTVQPFASPALRHRLDQDKRLSHDKTSDSDSAANGENSSPSSGKENRDNAKCRRTGLAELKGSMSRAAGKKITRIISFSKKKQSAEEQHTSSTDEDVPCCGFLNALVNQCWKERWCRLKGQTLYFHKDRNDLRTHVNSIALRGCEVSPGFGPQHPFAFRILRQNQEISVLEARSSAEMGRWLGLLLAQTGSKVKPEALHYDYVDVETIANIVTAVRHSFMWAKSSHSGSSDSRVYDDVAYEKVEDPKRTQGGTQVKRHASSCSEKSRRLDPEIKVKRHASNANQYKYGKTRAEEDARMFVIEKERLEKEKEAIRNKLVALRKERREVKEMLKNSIGKQQQDLETRLALLEEQCKNNEKSRVDLELQLAEVKENLKKSLAGGPSLGLSVTGKAENLVPPKTQQESERPMPVNSAAELRHRAPSIVTTNKGKVLQKAKEWEMKKS; this is translated from the exons TTCTAGACCAGCTGTTGCCAGAATTGAACGTGCTACTGAAGCTTCTAGACCACGAATTCCTGAGCGCCACCACTAGAGAGAAACAAAGTGCAGTATGCAATATCCTGCGCCAACTGCAGCCATCACCTG GAGATGACTCGGATTTTCAGTATATGAACACTGCAGCGTATCACAATGGCACCAGCTTCGTGGAGTCCCTCTTTGAGGAGTTTG acTGTGACTTGCAAGAATTACGGGACATGAAGGATGACTACAGAGAAATAGAAGGCCAATCCTCTCCACCCCCACCAGCACCGAGTGTCCCTCCACCACCATTACCCACTACTCCACCACCAGAAGATTACTATGAAGAAGCCGTGCCTCTAGGACCTGGGAAGTCCACAGAATATATTACCTCTCGCA ATAGCTCCAGTCCTCCAAATTCGATAGAAGACGGATATTACGAAGAAGCAGATAATAATTATCCCCTGACACAGATCAATGGAGAGCAGAAAAACTCGT ATAATGAATCTGATGGACTTAGCAGTTCCTATGAGTCTTATGATGAGGAAGATGAAGAGGGTAAAGCTCAGCGTCAAATGCACCAATGGCCTTCACAGGAGGCCTCCTTGCATCTTGTTCGAGACAGCAGAATCTGTGCTTTTCTCTTGCGGAAGAAACGCTTTGGCCAGTGGGCCAAGCAACTTACACTCATAAGAGACAACAAGCTATTG TGTTACAAGAGCTCTAAGGACCAGCATCCCCACTTGGAAATGCCTTTGCCCCTATGCGGTGTCACTTATGTTCCCAAGGACGGGAGACGTAAGAAGCATGAGCTGCGATTCTGCCTACCTAATTCTGAGCTGCTTGTGTTGGCGGTTCAGAGTCGGGAGCAGGCTGAAGAATGGATGAGG GTTATCAGAGAGGCCAGCAGCCCAAACACAGTACAGCCATTCGCATCCCCAGCACTGAGGCATAGACTGGACCAGGACAAG AGATTGTCCCATGACAAAACATCTGATTCGGACAGTGCTGCCAATGGAGAAAACAGCTCCCCCAGCAGTGGGAAAGAGAACAGGGACAATG CAAAGTGTCGGAGGACGGGTCTGGCCGAGCTGAAAGGTTCCATGAGCCGAGCTGCAGGGAAGAAAATTACACGGATAATTAGTTTCTCTAAAAAGAAGCAGTCTGCTGAGGAGCAGCATACCTCATCTACAGATGAAGATGTCCCCTGCTGTG GCTTCTTGAATGCGCTTGTGAATCAGTGCTGGAAGGAGCGCTGGTGCCGATTAAAGGGACAGACGCTTTATTTCCACAAAGATCGTAATGATCTCCGGACTCATGTTAATTCTATTGCCTTGCGTGGCTGTGAAGTGTCACCAGGATTTGGGCCTCAGCATCCATTTGCTTTCCGAATACTACGTCAAAATCAAGAAATCTCTGTGTTAGAG GCCAGgagttctgcagaaatgggtcgatgGCTTGGTCTTCTTCTTGCCCAAACAGGCTCCAAAGTCAAGCCTGAGGCCCTGCATTATGACTATGTAGATGTGGAAACGATAGCCAATATAGTCACTGCTGTTCGGCACTCTTTCAT GTGGGCAAAATCCTCACACAGCGGCAGCAGTGACTCTCGAGTCTATGATGATGTGGCCTATGAAAAG GTTGAAGACCCTAAACGCACACAAGGAGGAACACAAGTGAAGCGCCATGCGTCGTCTTGTAGTGAGAAATCCCGCAGGTTGGACCCTGAAATTAAAGTCAAACGCCATGCGTCAA ATGCCAACCAGTACAAATATGGTAAAACCAGAGCCGAGGAAGATGCACGTATGTTTGTGATAGAAAAAGAACGTCTGGAAAAGGAGAAAGAAGCGATCAGAAACAAGCTGGTAGCACTGAGGAAAGAAAGAAGAGAAGTCAAGGAGATGTTGAAGAATAGCATAG GAAAGCAGCAGCAGGATCTAGAGACAAGGTTAGCCTTATTAGAAGAACAGTGTAAGAACAACGAAAAGAGCCGTGTAGATTTGGAGCTACAACTTGCAGAAGTAAAGGAGAATCTGAAGAAGTCCCTAGCTGGAGGTCCATCTCTCGGGTTATCAGTGACCGGCAAGGCAGAGAATCTGGTT CCACCAAAAACCCAACAAGAAAGTGAGCGTCCTATGCCGGTCAACAGTGCAGCAGAGTTAAGACACAGAGCCCCATCCATAGTGACGACCAACAAAGGGAAAGTGCTCCAAAAGGCCAAG